A genomic segment from Conger conger chromosome 2, fConCon1.1, whole genome shotgun sequence encodes:
- the LOC133113432 gene encoding peroxisomal ATPase PEX6-like has product MDMVPAVRWQDVGGLQQVKKEILDTIQLPLERPELLSLGLRRSGLLLYGPPGTGKTLLAKAVATECAMTFLSVKGPELINMYVGQSEQNVREV; this is encoded by the exons ATGGACATG GTCCCCGCGGTGCGCTGGCAGGATGTGGGCGGCCTGCAGCAGGTGAAGAAGGAGATCCTGGACACCATCCAGCTCCCTTTGGAGCGCCCGGAGCTGCTCTCCCTGGGGCTGCGGCGTTCCGGCCTGCTGCTCTATGGACCGCCGGGAACCGGGAAGACCCTCCTTGCCAAGGCTGTGGCCACAGAGTGCGCCATGACCTTCCTCAG tgttaaaGGTCCAGAACTCATCAACATGTATGTTGGCCAAAGTGAGCAGAATGTCAGAGAAG TGTAA